The following is a genomic window from Bombus pyrosoma isolate SC7728 linkage group LG5, ASM1482585v1, whole genome shotgun sequence.
aatggaaataaaagtaacaaaaaggagagaaaaataaacagaCAGCTTGTTCAGAGTTTACAATAGCTTTCCATAATATTTGACGAAGTGTGAATGTTATTTTGAGTTCATACAAGCTAAGTTATGCATGAGTGTAACGCATGTTGCTGTGAATATAAAACTGTGATATCCATACGAATATAAAGAGTTTTTGCAACgcttacataaattttatcaaactttgTGCCAAAAATATGCCTGTCTAAAAATATCTATCTGGATAACGTAAGACTACTatccaaattttattttcgatacgAAGGTATCTTCTTCCTCTAGTTTTTTACTCTAAAATCCAATGTCTTTTGCAACATAAGGTTTATCATCGTCGCCTATAAATAAACATCAGACGTTATTCAGTTTTCTTAATGTTACTTCAACTCTATTATAAGTAAACAAGCATTCGTGTGACAGTGATCATCGTAAATACCACTAATTCAGTTCGATTCCAAGCTGACGATGATTTTTCATCATTTATgatatatgtgtattataaaCTTGGTCTTATATTCAAGGATATTCGTCGTTTTCATTTATGAAACGTtcgagaaacaaagaaaacgtAAGCAATAAAGATACCTACTACCGTACACCGCAGCAACCGAATTATACTACTTCACAATAGTCTTAATTAGCATACTTTCCAACGCGAACACGTCCTgctaattataaaacaaagcTAATCGAAAAAATAACGGACAGACAAAAAGATACACAAATACTCGTACGAtgtgtaaattaaatttcgtgaacGTATACGAATACGCATTGTATATATCGGTATATTtgtatacgttaaatcgtcgataaaataaaCACACGCAACAAACGTATAAAAAATGAGATCGACGTTAATGTTTTGAAAGATTTTAGTCCTCGGACACAGCGACGTAGAGGCATTTTGTGAGTAAATGTAGATATAGATTCTACGATCTACTAAGGATGCTCGGGATGTTGTATGACAAGCTGTATCTGTGTAGGGCTGTCTTGAGGTGATTTGAAACTGGTGTGACGGCGTAGGAGACTTCCTATCCCTCGGGAACCCTTCAATGTACCCCCGCCACCGCCAGATCCCTCGGAAGACACTGATCCCGTCCTAAATTAAGGGACACCCCGATATGGTATACACACAACAAACAAACAAGCGCAAGCATCACATAACATTCGTCCGTAAAAAAAGCTTCCTTAAATGAACACGCCGAGAATATACTTGTTCCGTTTCATCGTATCAAACATTCGGTACTAATTTCAAATACTAAGCGTTCCAAACGAAAAACTCCAAGTAGATATCTTTCTATTATATGCACGTATTTTGCGTTTTCGGTTTTTCAGTACACGTAATCGTGGTGTACAAGGAGCAGACATCGCATACACGTGGAAACGatgtattttttttcgaatacttaaaaagtaatttgaaaaaaggtgggaaaaaagaaaagaagaaaaattagtcATCTAAAAAAGCTTGGAAGCAGTAATATTTGAATGATTGAGCCTAACAATAGCCTGTTAAAACCAATCATCTtggaacgaaacaaaattgtcAGGGAATGTACCGAATCACGTTGAATTAATATCGAATGAATTACATTATGttaaatgaatttgaattaCGTTCAAAAGGATGATTACGTTATACAtgcttattaataattattagtaatttcCTGCTATTAGATTAAGCTGCGTGGAATCATTTCTacgtaaatttcgaaaaaaaaaatcgaatatgGCAAATTTGTCAGAGAGAACGGCAAAGTAAGAAAGAACGATAATCGTAATTAAGATTAGTAATagtgaattataataaaatacaattatgcTACAAGCTTATTATAAATGCTTTTTATTGCACATATTCAGCCGAATGATCTTCCTAAAGCAAAGATTTAagcaattaaaagatatttctagtTATTTGCATCTCATTTAGTTCGATGAAGTATTCGGTTTACTCGTTAAAGTGTTACACTGTCTATCTATACTGTTTCCCCAGTTACTGTAAGTATAAAGCTATATCTTgctaatttataaaatagctTTCCATTCGTGCAAGAAGcagattttcttctttgtatttaatatctttttacataaaGAATGGTATATCATAACGATTACGAAAATGTGGACAAACGGAAGCAGATCTTATACACTTAAACAATACTTACTCTTTCGAATTAGCTTCTAGGCTGCGTCTACGTAATTCTTCGATACTGTGTCCAGTCTGTTGCTCCCATGCTAGCTTTTCAGTCTCAAATGCTCGTCTCTTTTCCTCTAATTCACGCACTTGTTGTTCCAAAGAGCGTCTCATTTGTTCGTGCCTTCTTTGTAgctaaatcaatttttcccCTGATTAAAACAAGTTCTTTCGAAGATGCGTACGTATACATAGTCAATAAATACTTACATCCGCTTCTGAGTCCTTAAGTTTTTGCTTCTTCTCTCTGACTTTCATTTCAAACACCTGCTCCATATCAATCtccattttcttcattttattatcatgttccctcttttcttcttccaactGAGCCAGCGGATTCCTATAAAACGTACACGAATAATTCAAGTTCaacgatattttgttaaacaaagataaatattttataaaaagtttctttacCAATCGCTTgggttatttttttttgtggGAGATCTATCTACGTGTATGGGCAATTGCAAACTGAAAATGTAACTTGtcgtaataattgtaaacTTAAGAAAGgtggaaatggaaattaaaatgccagaagaaaaggaaacgtaGACTAAAACTAAGCGGATTCACGTGTTATATTCAATAGTACTAAATATAATCAGCGATAAAGATTTTATAGCTAAATTATAGCAGAATTAAACTATAATGCGATCTACTTGTTTAAAGTAAATATCCAGTCAGAGGGTTCACTACAAACATAATCTTTATAGAAGTTCTTGATACATTTTGATAAACGAGGTCAGAAACGTTGATTTTAACGTCTTCCTGAATGAGCGAcgtatacaattattattccattttatgCGATTAAATTTTAGAATGTACGCATGTATCGACAGAGTGAACCGCCCCTCCCTCtttaactaaataaatacGCGTAGAACTAAATGcgtagaaaatggaaattggAGAGGCTTGTGCACACAAAACTATATTACACGATCCCGGTCTTATTAAAAGACTTACCACACTGTCATGAAACTGTTCATCACTCCTGGAGGGCACAAACTAACCAATAAGAAATCAGCATTAAAATTCACGTATGAGAtatactattaaaaaaaaagtattttcagGATCACTTTCGTCGCTAGCctaaactataatatattaataaagttaaCTAATATGATATCCGATTCAAACGTATATGACTTACAGAGATAATCTTTAGTCTTCAATAGTTTGCATGCACAAGCTTTTTATACTGTTATGGTAAAATGGACAAAACAAAACCAATAAGACTACGAGTATTTATGTCTgcgttaaaaagaagaaaacaaaacggaaatttatgtaattaattatcgtgtTTTATGGGATTTCCAAATATCATTAAACTTTTActctataatattttcctgTTCTTAATcctatacatgtatgtatatgtatatacggacgtatatagtaaatttcagttttcttttttaagcaccttacatttataataactaGGTACGAAGGGTACACTTACTTATTGGAGACTTTTGTTGGTTTTCCATCCACTCCAACGCCGGCTAACGTGCGACATCggaaattttcataatgtaCATTATTTGTCACGTCTTTCAAATCTTGCAAATGCGTCCTAATCACCATGTTTCGGAGTGCTATGAAGTCGCAATGTTCCAAATTTTCCACTAAAcaatcgaaagaaagaaagcatGATTTCTGCTCGAAATTCGAACGAAGCTAAAAGATATAGAGAACTATTCTCAAGCTATTCTCTAGAATTATATACCTTCTGCAATTCCCCAAGGATATTTTCTTCCACGAACTTTCCTACCATCGTGTTCAACCACGGTGTTTGCACCCACCACCGCAAACGGCACTCTTTCTCTAAGAACTTTATGCAGtttgctttcttcttcttcctctacTTCCGGGAActcgtaaatttttatcttgtgTTGCGCTATCTCGTTCAAAATCTAAACAATCAATAACGACAGATTCCAACTTTAAAGACGACCAAGCAAGGTTACACCGTTTTTCTAACAAATCGGTTAACGCaagtttataatttaacacGCACCTGTGCGAGCTATCAGCGATAACTATTCGACATACGAAGCAACGCGAAAGAAGTTTGTTTGCGCGTCGATACGCGATTACAACCGGTTTACTCGATAATACGAACCTGTTTCTTAAAATGAGCACATTCATCTGGCGTCATGGTGTCCGCCTTCGCGATGACAGGTATAATGTTAACTTTGTCGTGAAGACGTTGCATGAACTCTACATCCAACGGCTTCAAACCATGGCCGGAGGGTGCGACGAAGTAGAGACAACAATGTACTCGACTGTCTGGTATCTGCCGTCTCACTACACGAGACTCGGCGTTCAGGAACTCCTCGTATTTTGATTCGATATATTCGATCACCGGCACCCAACTGAAACAAGAATATCTTTCTTAACTCTTTGTTGCGTAATTCGATTCTAAAGCTGTGCACACGTtagtttcattgaaattacCAATTGCTGTTGTCGACCGCATCGCCAAATCCGGGCGTATCAACGACGGTCAACGTGAGATTTACACCGTTCTCCTTTAACAATACTTTGCTAGTCTCTACGGCTACGGTTTTCTTCACCCTAAGGCTAGGACCAGGATACTCAGCACTGTATATATCAGCGAGGAACATGGAATTGATCAAAGTGGATTTTCCTAGTCCTGACTCACCTATGTagacatataaaaatattatttatcagagtaaggaagaataattaaaactatggaaattaattactagTAGGTTTATTTTGCTACACGACCAagcattcttttttttaatcttcttttagGGGGCAGTTTGAAATACCGAACGGTACCCTGACCTTTCTGCCCGCGTACCTTGAACTGACCAAAGTGCCGCGCCTTCTCTCCTTCAAGGATAAGCGTCTGAATTGCTCTATTTACGGAGAAATGGCTCGGTTTATACCGGTACTAATAATAGCAGCACTCCGCCTATATTCTCGAATTTCAAACTTCCATGcagacgacgcgacgcgacgcgacgcgatctATCGCCACAACTTCTCCAGAATCGCGCTTCTCATTGCAGAATATCGatcgtttattattaatcgacTTGGtcaatatctttttatgaCATGCATTTTTAcgagaaaaaacaaaagaaagtaAGATACATAAATCAATACAAATTCGAATCGTAATTCTCCTGAAGGAAGAAATTTGTATACGTATCTCGACTTGAATTTAATGTCCAGTGATTTAAGCTGGGAACTAATTGCAAGGTAAACTTGATTTTAAAAaggatttttgaaagaaaataaggaGTATGAGAACCACTGCTGCTTCGAGTCAGCCCTAATCCAGTCGAGTGAAAGAGCGTTCTGCACGTGTTAAACAGATGGAGGTTCATAAGGCAATATCCtcaacgaaattgaaataccaACCGGAGAAACGGATCTCTTTGTCCCTGGATCTAGGAAAGTTAAAGGAcgacaaaagaaaagagagaagaggaaagaaaaaacaaaagtcCGGCGTGCGTTTATTTGCACAATGGATTGATATCCGTACTCGTTAATGCGAGAAGAGGGACGCAGGAGAAGTCGTAGCGTGCATTTTTTACGGCCCCTTTGAAAAAACGAATTCCCTTTACATTAGAATTAGAACTCGCCTTGGCCATTCATTCCTTAGCCTTACGTTCTACGCGATCATTATTTTTCCGCGCGACTCCTCTCGCGTTTTTCTCTAGATTTCGCGTATATGCAACCTCATGTCACGTTAAAGAAACTCTGCATATTCTTGAAAGTATCGGTCGTTGCACTTAAATCGATTAATCCGTAATTATCAGTAATTACCGTAATTACCATTACCGATCAAGCGACCAGTATTTACATAAAGAGTACCTTCCCGAGTCTAGAGAAATCGAGTATGTCGTAACGTTGAGAGCCAATTTATTAAAGTCCATCGAAATACATACGTATCGAAGTAAATTGCACGCGATACTACTTGCACCTGTTTATCTCGATACTACGATGTAACATCAACGAATAACGTAGTCGACGTTGTACATAGAGCGGTAGACGCTTTTCGTTAAAGCACGCGCTGCGATACGAAGGGTCGAGAGACCGATCGATTCGTTtttgaagaaaagagaaagagcaaTACGATTGAACTAACCGACGACCATCAGAGTAAAATCGAATCCCTTCTTAACGGCCTTTCTATAGACTTGGTTAGGCAGATTCGCGAAACCCACGTAACCATCGAGTTCTTTGGGCTTGGTCTGTGGCGTTGGTCGTGGATGAAGAACAGCGGTTTCCTTGTTCTCGCTGCTTCTGTTCGACTCCCGTTTATTGCTGTCCTCCGATGCATCGTTTTGATTCAGGATCACCGTGGACGGAGGTAATCGTGGCTTGGAAGCAGGCGCCGACGTTGCGACGCTCGTGTACACGGTGGAGGAGGCTGGCGGTGCTGTGTTGGGCGAGGCGAGCGTCGTGATCGTCGTggtcgtcgtcgacgacgtACTCGTCGACGACGTGCTCATCGACGACGGGGCCTGCGACGGAGGTTGCGGAGGCGGCACCGATGGCACAGATGGCGACGATATTATTCCAGCGTTGTCGCCTTTGAAAAATAGCTCGCGCTTCGCCTGTATCTGcaaacgaagaatatttacGCTTTTTGAACGATTACATCGACCGTGATAAGTGATCGAGTATTTGAAGAAACACAGCTTTTAACGTTTCGAAGACCGTACGTATGCGTTCTATAGTCTGAATTCTCGCGTATTTTTCAAGCGATTGGAAAGGTTGAGAAGGTCGCTCGGAAAGTTCGTACCGATTTACATTTCGACTCGACATAcgtttatcgaattatataGGGTGGCATTTTGTTCCACAACCTTTCTCCATCTTTCACGCTACTCGAATATTCCATCCTTCCAGAACCTCTCAGGTTCTTCGGCGAAAAAGTTTTCGATATCGTCTTTTATGTCAACCAAAGAGTTAAAAATCCGAACGAACTTCCCGAGCAGCATCCAACGAGTGTgatatcttattaaaaatcattgcTTTCCTTACCGTCTTATTCAACGGTAGAGCTAACGTTTTTATTCGCGTAAAGTATGTAAGATGCGAATTCGCGTCTCCAATCCCCAAGGTGTTAATACGAAGGACCGTTCCGTACGTGAACAAGAAGGACGATTCTATCCGATGTATATCGTGATATGTATTCATTTTTAGCTTCTCCGAAATCATCACAATACAGTACGCGTACCGTCGATAACTTGCAACGTCTTTCGATTCTAGAATCTCTGTAAATGTTATTGTTGTTCCTTCTTCTATTACGTTATTCAGAGGTCATTGAGAAATACCTATTTACGCCAATAACCATCATCAACGGGGAAAAAATAACAACACGTACCTACCAACGGTCGATATGTCTGCAATCTGCCCCAAATACATAAATGCTAGcagcatttacatatttcttccaGTTTTTCCCCTACTCTCGCTGCTATTAGCTATCTTTTAAATCGTACGGTGACACGAGTATGCACGCACTCTGATCCAGTTTCAACCTCTGTTCCGTTTTGTTTCAAACCGTTCGtatattatacgctatacGAGGACATGTACCAATTGTTTTTACACCGCTATAGCTTCGTTATTCGAGGCATCGTTAGCAGCAGTCGGATCATTGATCCGACCGCGCGAATTACAGCCAGTCTATCCTCTTTCCTCGCTTCTGTCCATCTTGCACTTCTATAATAAACGCGGCTACTCTCATCTAGTCCTAAGTTCGCCGATCTCCATTTGCCTCTTCCGTCTCTCGCTATCTTTTTCCTCGTTCGCGTGCCAGGAAGTTTGAATCAATCGAAAGGATCAACAAACACGCGTAAAAACGCAAACAGGCCAAATAATAACGCCACGTCGTAAAGGAGCGACGGTTTGTTTGTTCGCGATCGATACACGCTTTACGTACGTACGACGCTTGCGACGAGCTATGGTCAACTTGGAGTGGCGGTGTGTCTTACGAACTTCCGGCCGGAAGTGGCCACTGTGTTCACCGTACTAAACAGAGACCGCAGACTACCGTTGACGATTTAGGCTACGTAAATCTCGGGCAAAATATATAGGTCGAACCAACACGAGCGACGAATCGAGCAACTTTTTCCCATAGTTGGAAATATACGAGCGCGTACAGGCTTCCCAGATTGAATTCATCGTATCGCGCACGGGAAAATCTAATACCGCGCGTAACGAAGTtgtatcttcctttttttgctttcgattcttttccaTCTTCGGTACAGTCAACGTAATTACGCCAGTAACGTTCGTGCGAATATTAGAAACGTACAAACCTTCATCGTAGAAATTCAACTACGTATCGCGTGTTTCGAAGAAAGGCGcgtttaagaaaaaatttgtatttgctTTTTATCTGGTGCAGCCTGGTTTCGCGAGGCAAACTGAAAAGAGCGTCAGAGTTTCCGTTTGAAGCGCGAAACCTTTTGCGATCCTCGTTGCATTGCGCGACGTCAAAGACAGCCACGTTCTCCCACCGCTAGACGCGACTCgcaaataaaaaggaaaagaaaaatcgtgtaCGCCGCCATGCTTTAATACCGGAGCGTAGAAACGAAGCGGCGTACAGTGAATCATAATGCGCTACGTGTTCCGTTACGATTCGATCCTATCGGGTACCGCGCgtacgatataaattaaatagctGGCTCGTGCTCGTTAAGGAGCGGCGAGAAACGTGCGTAAGGTCAAGGCGGAAACGACCGTTGCTTACGCGCGCGTCCAATTTTCGACATCAAGTTTCGCCTTTCCCGATATCCAGCTGGTCGATAATGTGACGCGCG
Proteins encoded in this region:
- the LOC122567474 gene encoding septin-7-like isoform X2 — protein: MSTENQNGSAGTQSNGIKTTIGWSSTTRTVSNNSSFLHTSNSMLNRDKPRQVPPPTLPKYTSSFNAGWNGSGTTERLSRDREVGGSYRLASLDRLALRQRILDGEKSNGDTTSIQAKRELFFKGDNAGIISSPSVPSVPPPQPPSQAPSSMSTSSTSTSSTTTTTITTLASPNTAPPASSTVYTSVATSAPASKPRLPPSTVILNQNDASEDSNKRESNRSSENKETAVLHPRPTPQTKPKELDGYVGFANLPNQVYRKAVKKGFDFTLMVVGESGLGKSTLINSMFLADIYSAEYPGPSLRVKKTVAVETSKVLLKENGVNLTLTVVDTPGFGDAVDNSNCWVPVIEYIESKYEEFLNAESRVVRRQIPDSRVHCCLYFVAPSGHGLKPLDVEFMQRLHDKVNIIPVIAKADTMTPDECAHFKKQILNEIAQHKIKIYEFPEVEEEEESKLHKVLRERVPFAVVGANTVVEHDGRKVRGRKYPWGIAEVENLEHCDFIALRNMVIRTHLQDLKDVTNNVHYENFRCRTLAGVGVDGKPTKVSNKNPLAQLEEEKREHDNKMKKMEIDMEQVFEMKVREKKQKLKDSEADLQRRHEQMRRSLEQQVRELEEKRRAFETEKLAWEQQTGHSIEELRRRSLEANSKETGSVSSEGSGGGGGTLKGSRGIGSLLRRHTSFKSPQDSPTQIQLVIQHPEHP
- the LOC122567474 gene encoding septin-7-like isoform X5, whose product is MISEKLKMNTYHDIHRIESSFLFTYGTVLRINTLGIGDANSHLTYFTRIKTLALPLNKTIQAKRELFFKGDNAGIISSPSVPSVPPPQPPSQAPSSMSTSSTSTSSTTTTTITTLASPNTAPPASSTVYTSVATSAPASKPRLPPSTVILNQNDASEDSNKRESNRSSENKETAVLHPRPTPQTKPKELDGYVGFANLPNQVYRKAVKKGFDFTLMVVGESGLGKSTLINSMFLADIYSAEYPGPSLRVKKTVAVETSKVLLKENGVNLTLTVVDTPGFGDAVDNSNCWVPVIEYIESKYEEFLNAESRVVRRQIPDSRVHCCLYFVAPSGHGLKPLDVEFMQRLHDKVNIIPVIAKADTMTPDECAHFKKQILNEIAQHKIKIYEFPEVEEEEESKLHKVLRERVPFAVVGANTVVEHDGRKVRGRKYPWGIAEVENLEHCDFIALRNMVIRTHLQDLKDVTNNVHYENFRCRTLAGVGVDGKPTKVSNNLCPPGVMNSFMTVWNPLAQLEEEKREHDNKMKKMEIDMEQVFEMKVREKKQKLKDSEADLQRRHEQMRRSLEQQVRELEEKRRAFETEKLAWEQQTGHSIEELRRRSLEANSKETGSVSSEGSGGGGGTLKGSRGIGSLLRRHTSFKSPQDSPTQIQLVIQHPEHP
- the LOC122567474 gene encoding septin-7-like isoform X10, translated to MNRNDLAERCREVAKRELFFKGDNAGIISSPSVPSVPPPQPPSQAPSSMSTSSTSTSSTTTTTITTLASPNTAPPASSTVYTSVATSAPASKPRLPPSTVILNQNDASEDSNKRESNRSSENKETAVLHPRPTPQTKPKELDGYVGFANLPNQVYRKAVKKGFDFTLMVVGESGLGKSTLINSMFLADIYSAEYPGPSLRVKKTVAVETSKVLLKENGVNLTLTVVDTPGFGDAVDNSNCWVPVIEYIESKYEEFLNAESRVVRRQIPDSRVHCCLYFVAPSGHGLKPLDVEFMQRLHDKVNIIPVIAKADTMTPDECAHFKKQILNEIAQHKIKIYEFPEVEEEEESKLHKVLRERVPFAVVGANTVVEHDGRKVRGRKYPWGIAEVENLEHCDFIALRNMVIRTHLQDLKDVTNNVHYENFRCRTLAGVGVDGKPTKVSNNLCPPGVMNSFMTVWNPLAQLEEEKREHDNKMKKMEIDMEQVFEMKVREKKQKLKDSEADLQRRHEQMRRSLEQQVRELEEKRRAFETEKLAWEQQTGHSIEELRRRSLEANSKETGSVSSEGSGGGGGTLKGSRGIGSLLRRHTSFKSPQDSPTQIQLVIQHPEHP
- the LOC122567474 gene encoding septin-7-like isoform X11; amino-acid sequence: MQRSAIQAKRELFFKGDNAGIISSPSVPSVPPPQPPSQAPSSMSTSSTSTSSTTTTTITTLASPNTAPPASSTVYTSVATSAPASKPRLPPSTVILNQNDASEDSNKRESNRSSENKETAVLHPRPTPQTKPKELDGYVGFANLPNQVYRKAVKKGFDFTLMVVGESGLGKSTLINSMFLADIYSAEYPGPSLRVKKTVAVETSKVLLKENGVNLTLTVVDTPGFGDAVDNSNCWVPVIEYIESKYEEFLNAESRVVRRQIPDSRVHCCLYFVAPSGHGLKPLDVEFMQRLHDKVNIIPVIAKADTMTPDECAHFKKQILNEIAQHKIKIYEFPEVEEEEESKLHKVLRERVPFAVVGANTVVEHDGRKVRGRKYPWGIAEVENLEHCDFIALRNMVIRTHLQDLKDVTNNVHYENFRCRTLAGVGVDGKPTKVSNNLCPPGVMNSFMTVWNPLAQLEEEKREHDNKMKKMEIDMEQVFEMKVREKKQKLKDSEADLQRRHEQMRRSLEQQVRELEEKRRAFETEKLAWEQQTGHSIEELRRRSLEANSKETGSVSSEGSGGGGGTLKGSRGIGSLLRRHTSFKSPQDSPTQIQLVIQHPEHP
- the LOC122567474 gene encoding septin-7-like isoform X1 codes for the protein MSTENQNGSAGTQSNGIKTTIGWSSTTRTVSNNSSFLHTSNSMLNRDKPRQVPPPTLPKYTSSFNAGWNGSGTTERLSRDREVGGSYRLASLDRLALRQRILDGEKSNGDTTSIQAKRELFFKGDNAGIISSPSVPSVPPPQPPSQAPSSMSTSSTSTSSTTTTTITTLASPNTAPPASSTVYTSVATSAPASKPRLPPSTVILNQNDASEDSNKRESNRSSENKETAVLHPRPTPQTKPKELDGYVGFANLPNQVYRKAVKKGFDFTLMVVGESGLGKSTLINSMFLADIYSAEYPGPSLRVKKTVAVETSKVLLKENGVNLTLTVVDTPGFGDAVDNSNCWVPVIEYIESKYEEFLNAESRVVRRQIPDSRVHCCLYFVAPSGHGLKPLDVEFMQRLHDKVNIIPVIAKADTMTPDECAHFKKQILNEIAQHKIKIYEFPEVEEEEESKLHKVLRERVPFAVVGANTVVEHDGRKVRGRKYPWGIAEVENLEHCDFIALRNMVIRTHLQDLKDVTNNVHYENFRCRTLAGVGVDGKPTKVSNNLCPPGVMNSFMTVWNPLAQLEEEKREHDNKMKKMEIDMEQVFEMKVREKKQKLKDSEADLQRRHEQMRRSLEQQVRELEEKRRAFETEKLAWEQQTGHSIEELRRRSLEANSKETGSVSSEGSGGGGGTLKGSRGIGSLLRRHTSFKSPQDSPTQIQLVIQHPEHP
- the LOC122567474 gene encoding septin-7-like isoform X7; protein product: MSASAASRRRLNPAILARYNGQLTKPSQQIQAKRELFFKGDNAGIISSPSVPSVPPPQPPSQAPSSMSTSSTSTSSTTTTTITTLASPNTAPPASSTVYTSVATSAPASKPRLPPSTVILNQNDASEDSNKRESNRSSENKETAVLHPRPTPQTKPKELDGYVGFANLPNQVYRKAVKKGFDFTLMVVGESGLGKSTLINSMFLADIYSAEYPGPSLRVKKTVAVETSKVLLKENGVNLTLTVVDTPGFGDAVDNSNCWVPVIEYIESKYEEFLNAESRVVRRQIPDSRVHCCLYFVAPSGHGLKPLDVEFMQRLHDKVNIIPVIAKADTMTPDECAHFKKQILNEIAQHKIKIYEFPEVEEEEESKLHKVLRERVPFAVVGANTVVEHDGRKVRGRKYPWGIAEVENLEHCDFIALRNMVIRTHLQDLKDVTNNVHYENFRCRTLAGVGVDGKPTKVSNNLCPPGVMNSFMTVWNPLAQLEEEKREHDNKMKKMEIDMEQVFEMKVREKKQKLKDSEADLQRRHEQMRRSLEQQVRELEEKRRAFETEKLAWEQQTGHSIEELRRRSLEANSKETGSVSSEGSGGGGGTLKGSRGIGSLLRRHTSFKSPQDSPTQIQLVIQHPEHP
- the LOC122567474 gene encoding septin-7-like isoform X12 translates to MKIQAKRELFFKGDNAGIISSPSVPSVPPPQPPSQAPSSMSTSSTSTSSTTTTTITTLASPNTAPPASSTVYTSVATSAPASKPRLPPSTVILNQNDASEDSNKRESNRSSENKETAVLHPRPTPQTKPKELDGYVGFANLPNQVYRKAVKKGFDFTLMVVGESGLGKSTLINSMFLADIYSAEYPGPSLRVKKTVAVETSKVLLKENGVNLTLTVVDTPGFGDAVDNSNCWVPVIEYIESKYEEFLNAESRVVRRQIPDSRVHCCLYFVAPSGHGLKPLDVEFMQRLHDKVNIIPVIAKADTMTPDECAHFKKQILNEIAQHKIKIYEFPEVEEEEESKLHKVLRERVPFAVVGANTVVEHDGRKVRGRKYPWGIAEVENLEHCDFIALRNMVIRTHLQDLKDVTNNVHYENFRCRTLAGVGVDGKPTKVSNNLCPPGVMNSFMTVWNPLAQLEEEKREHDNKMKKMEIDMEQVFEMKVREKKQKLKDSEADLQRRHEQMRRSLEQQVRELEEKRRAFETEKLAWEQQTGHSIEELRRRSLEANSKETGSVSSEGSGGGGGTLKGSRGIGSLLRRHTSFKSPQDSPTQIQLVIQHPEHP
- the LOC122567474 gene encoding septin-7-like isoform X8 — translated: MIKMETSTVVFIPQNTPIQAKRELFFKGDNAGIISSPSVPSVPPPQPPSQAPSSMSTSSTSTSSTTTTTITTLASPNTAPPASSTVYTSVATSAPASKPRLPPSTVILNQNDASEDSNKRESNRSSENKETAVLHPRPTPQTKPKELDGYVGFANLPNQVYRKAVKKGFDFTLMVVGESGLGKSTLINSMFLADIYSAEYPGPSLRVKKTVAVETSKVLLKENGVNLTLTVVDTPGFGDAVDNSNCWVPVIEYIESKYEEFLNAESRVVRRQIPDSRVHCCLYFVAPSGHGLKPLDVEFMQRLHDKVNIIPVIAKADTMTPDECAHFKKQILNEIAQHKIKIYEFPEVEEEEESKLHKVLRERVPFAVVGANTVVEHDGRKVRGRKYPWGIAEVENLEHCDFIALRNMVIRTHLQDLKDVTNNVHYENFRCRTLAGVGVDGKPTKVSNNLCPPGVMNSFMTVWNPLAQLEEEKREHDNKMKKMEIDMEQVFEMKVREKKQKLKDSEADLQRRHEQMRRSLEQQVRELEEKRRAFETEKLAWEQQTGHSIEELRRRSLEANSKETGSVSSEGSGGGGGTLKGSRGIGSLLRRHTSFKSPQDSPTQIQLVIQHPEHP
- the LOC122567474 gene encoding septin-7-like isoform X9, with the translated sequence MNRNDLAERCREVIQAKRELFFKGDNAGIISSPSVPSVPPPQPPSQAPSSMSTSSTSTSSTTTTTITTLASPNTAPPASSTVYTSVATSAPASKPRLPPSTVILNQNDASEDSNKRESNRSSENKETAVLHPRPTPQTKPKELDGYVGFANLPNQVYRKAVKKGFDFTLMVVGESGLGKSTLINSMFLADIYSAEYPGPSLRVKKTVAVETSKVLLKENGVNLTLTVVDTPGFGDAVDNSNCWVPVIEYIESKYEEFLNAESRVVRRQIPDSRVHCCLYFVAPSGHGLKPLDVEFMQRLHDKVNIIPVIAKADTMTPDECAHFKKQILNEIAQHKIKIYEFPEVEEEEESKLHKVLRERVPFAVVGANTVVEHDGRKVRGRKYPWGIAEVENLEHCDFIALRNMVIRTHLQDLKDVTNNVHYENFRCRTLAGVGVDGKPTKVSNNLCPPGVMNSFMTVWNPLAQLEEEKREHDNKMKKMEIDMEQVFEMKVREKKQKLKDSEADLQRRHEQMRRSLEQQVRELEEKRRAFETEKLAWEQQTGHSIEELRRRSLEANSKETGSVSSEGSGGGGGTLKGSRGIGSLLRRHTSFKSPQDSPTQIQLVIQHPEHP